The window cttttcatcgatatgaatatcaataacaagcttagaatgaaaaaaaaaaaaaagaagaagaaaaaagaaaaattttaagaaatttcgataatacgttaaaaaaagaaatcaacgttaaaattaatgttaaaatgaGAAGAATTGTTGTTTAacgaaaagagggaaaaaaaaaaaaaagaaaataccaaAGAAAAGTTAAACTTAATTGCAAATTCCGCAATAGTAGCATAATACATATTCATGCGTGATTTCATGAAaacattattctctttatacattagaagatatatattgaaaaattaaattgaacttTGTAATCGATGGCTCATGATGTTTCtcattttatgattattatgaaattaattcgttCTCAATTGATAATCACCATTCTGTGTGATATAACGAACCCATGGTAATGCTTGATAGCCGCTTTTCTCAATGATTTTCAAATATCTCACTTGAATTCCAGAAGTGGTGAAGTAGGGAATTTCAAATTTCACTTGAATCGGTGGCTTCCCTTCTATGTCCTCTCCAACCACAGATGGTAGACCAAAATGAGCTctcattaaatattcttttccaCCTGGGAAGGATTTAATGAACCAAGTAATTGCACTTTGTTCAGGAGAATACTTAACACTGCCAATAGTTGTTTTAAATTTGGGAGAATCAGCATCATTTGGCACTGGTATTACTATTTCCACATTGTTAGCTGTTGATCTGCGCTTAAATTGGGATCTAGCCTTTATCATATATTCAACTCTACTATGTGCATGTCTTTCTATTACAGATTCTATCCATATCAATGGTTTGACATGAGTGTTCAATCTGTATGACATTAATTCAAACTCACCATCAGGTGGTATGAAAGAAATGGTTCTATCATTCTCAAATCTTGAAAGTCGTACACACTGATGAAACTTAACATCTTCCAATTCTACTGACTTGGACTTTCCACGTCCTGTTGATTCAAATAAAACTTTATCATTTAGACCCAATCTTAATTCTGGCATTCCAGATAAATACACTCTCATTTTTATGGCACCAACTATTTCAGAACTTAATACATTTCCATTAGCATTGGCCAAAAGATTCACAGATTCTATTACATCCAAAAAGACTTCATTTTTGCGATATTTAATACCTTCTGATCTCCAAGATACAGCATTGGTCACAGCCATTGGTATTCTAGGTTGTATTTCTAATTTATGTCCTTCTTGCGTTATATATTCTTGCAAAATCTTACTATCTGTTGTTTGAGGATAACCAAAATCCAATAGCTCATCAAGAAGTTCATAAATTACAACAAAATTATCCCTTATACTCTCTTCTTctaattctttaaaatattcctGCATTACTTGTACCATTTTATGTAAAAACACAAAGACCAAAGAAATATTTGCATTCTTCTTTGTCATAGATAcgatataaagattattatattttatataagcaTATGTACACTCCGTTGTCTGAATAATTGGTGTAAGATtgccttcctcttctctctccatTACCAAGGACATGAACTTCTCAATTACACCAGGTTCTATATCTCCACGATAATTTCGAGAGATCAATACCTTCCCCTTCACATCCAATATGTATATAGCTGACGTAGACAtcttaaattgattaaattaaaatcaaaggaATAACTTCAAATATTCATTGTATAATAAAGTGTATTTAGGTTATGTGCAGCATAGAGAAAGTGTATTCTTAATTGATACGAGACacattcaaagaaaaattttctattattttactcACGTTTGCACTTTTGTTTTTGATCAATAAAAACCTTTGTAAAAGTTTCTATTGAGTGAAaagataatgagaaaaaaaagaaaaatagagaaaaaaatgtaaacgaaatttttatagaattaaaGAGAGGAGCTCAATAAGAACACTCCTTTCTCTACGCTCACTGAATACACGCTGAACTGCCACCGTGGATGCACTCGACATTATCTGCCTTCAACTCGATAACTCTTGTGCGCATGCTCGAGTAATCTCGaaatatcgattgaaatttaGCGCGATATTTCAAACactgaaaaatttcaaacgattccacttcattaatatctctttctactttattaataatttaactcGAATAGCATGacccttcattttttttttctctttttcatttttatcattgatcatccatatgtttgaaaaatattatgtaatatttgaaACGTAAAACTAATAAGATTTAAGGATAcaattaaaatcgaaaaaaaaaaatcattaaataaaatttagataatttttaattaatataattttcagatttttgttataaatatcgattatatatataatccattaataattttcaattatcgtatattaaaGTAGAAATCTATGTTAAATGTAGTATACGCATAAAGCAAAATGTATGCACACAGAGATAAAATACAGTATGATTAGTGTTTGAattcgaacaaacaaaaagaggaaCTATTGAATCAAAGTATGAAAGTGATGTgtatcatacatatacacatacatgcataagtaacatgaatgtaaaaaCAAGTAAGGAAGGACACAATAACGTTTGGTCTTTTCATAAGCAAAAGCGTTCTAATGCTGTCAGAGTGttacgattttaattaaactatAATTTACGATGGCATTCTGCGCACGACGTGTAACGGCCGAAACTATAATTCGTATAGCCAACCAACGAAGGAGTTTcctattaaaaagagaaaataaataatgaaaagaaagaaagagaaactaaAAAGCATCTAATTAATTCTACGTCATAACCGAATGTCAACGTATCTaaatgaaggagaagaaaaaaaaggaacaaaaatgaaagaattagtCTTGAATTAACTCATTTACTGATCGAACTTAAAAAACATTATctgatcattaataatatttaatctgtaaaaattgttaaaaatatctaCGATAGGATTTTATAGTCATTATGAATTCAATgacgatttttttcctttataattaatatactcgTCGtatgggggaaaaaagaaaagaaattaaaactttcgatgataattaaaatatattcgtaaatttataatatttttgaagattttaaaacgacaatgaaataaaataaatttatatatatatatatatatatatatatatatatatatatatatatatatatatatatatacataacaaaaTTAAGAATTTCACTTGAAAATAACTTTACACAATATGTTGttcaataaaagaaatatttacaaagaatCTAACAATATGAGAATTTTTGATCGTGCacaatttttcttgttattgattGTTAAACAATATACCTTCCCTGAAATACCATTCTGTGAAATTTCAGATCTCTGACCCCTCGTTCAAGGGTAATATAGGGGACAGTACAAGGCAGAGTTGAATAGAATCGAATAGGATCATTCGATTCTATGTCCTTGTCCATGTTCGTGTTCGTGTCCGTGTTCATGTTCGTGTCCATGTTTCGTATACGTGCCTTGTCTTCCCTTGCCAACCtagatacatatttttttaaataaacctACACAGTTAACagtttaataacaataataaaaataataataataataataataataataataataataataataataataaatattttttgttttgtaggCTCGATATTTCTACTTGAAAATTTTcctatttgttatattataaatagagagaaaaaatttcgaggcaacaaaacaaaaacaattattattattattattattattattattattattattattattattattattttatattttatatacgtgaaatttttactcgatattttttttgctatgtatatataaatattatgattatgatttaaaaagtagaaaaagaattttaatataaaaataattcgtgacaaatattgcaatattttattagaaattttaactagaatatattcgaatgattatatcaatttataattatacatttctattcgttattatacaaattaattattgataaagaaacatctctctctctctctctctctctctctctctctctctctctctctctctctctctctctctctctctctctctctctctctctctttctgtctctctaaacatcgaataaacgaacgagaaaGGCAGAACGATCCGGTacgaatcgattttctttctcgtcacGATTTCTCTACGAGCGGGACCGTCAATCCGAACGATGAAATGCCGCAATAGGAATTTGAGCGTCGCGTACCTTTACTACGTTTCCGTTGGTATTCGAACCGCAGTTCCCTGGGGAAAGGGAGGGAGTAGAGTATGAGGTAGAGTGATAGGATGTTAGGTAAGGGGGAtctggaagagagagatagagagagagagagagacagaataaGCAGGTTATAGGTACCTACATACATCGAATAAGCGAAAGTTAGAGTTGTCTAGGGGATCGGTGTGAACGATATAATTGagaattcaattaaattagtaaagagagagatagatagatagatagatagatagatagatagatagatagatagataaatgtttatagagaaagagaaagggatcgATATCACGTTGAAAAagatccttctttttcttttcttcactcGTATTATCTGTCGAATAAAATTggcctaaaaaaaaaaaaaaaaagaaaaaaaaaaagaaaaagaaaaacgtgagTGAGCTAGAGAATTTTTTTaggaataattaaatgaaaaagaaagcgcGTCGTTATAAAAGTTCGATATTCCGGCaggaaggaaagagggaaagagggagaaagaaggaggaaaagaaaaaaaaagaaaaaacgaaaaaaaaagaaaaaaagaaacagaaaaaaaagaaaaagaaaagagtaacaAGTAGCGATCAGAGAGacttcgttattttcgtacttCTCGAAAaggaaatcgatcgatcgatattattacgaaCGAATCCTCTAATGATGCGAATGACTTACcccattctttttcatttttcttttttattttcttctccttttttctttctttttttttttacagcttCCGAAGAAATAACGATCGAGAAGAGGGACCCTGACACGTTTCTGCTTATCCTCTCTGACACTGGCAAAGGGAAGAATGATGCCTTAAGAGTTcgagcaagaaaaaagaaggaaggaaggaagggaaggaTAGGAATATAAGAAGAACCATCAACGTTGGCATCAACAACGGTAGTAGTGGCAACATCAAGAGATTGAAacagaaattgaaagagaaatatatatatatttatatatatatatatatatagatataaagaaggagaagggaaagagaaagaaaaaaagtgaaagagagagaaagatagatagggCGGAATAGGAACGGAAGAAAGACAGACGTAGTTTTGCATAATGAAGTTACAAAGTGATTTGTCTCTCGACTAAGGGTGgtacacctctctctctctctctctctctcttctctcttctctctctatatatatctctctatatttctctttctatctctttctctctctctctctctctctctctctctctctctttccccctctttctctctctctctctctctctctatatatatatatctatatatatatatatacacatatatctttctcttttatttcatcgatgtagaaaaaaagaaaaagaagaagaagaagaagaagggaaacaTTGTCAGCAAACAAGAGAGCAACCAGTTGCCGATAAGGAAAGAAACCACAAGGAAGAGTCGAGTAAAAGATaaactacgacgactacgacgactacgactacgacgacgacgactacaacgacgacgacgacgacgacgacgacgacgacgacgacgacgacgaagaagaagagaaagaagaggaagaagaggggcgaggagaaaaaagaagggagtcGTATCGTTGGGTGAACAATTTACTGGGTGTGCGGGGGGTCTCGGTTATGCCACTGGCGTCGCTTCAGGTGGACGCCGGCAAATGCTGTCATGCTTCTGCCATGCCAACCGGCGGCCAAAGAAAGGCCGCTGGTCACGCTGAGTACAATCGGACGAAATACCAAGGAGAAATTTGCCAATCGTCTTGCCGaacgtataattcttattatattcttaattctgATTTTCTCAGCGGGCAACGAGAGGATCCGTGCGAAAGCTGCCACACGTTACGCATCGCGTATCATCGAGACGAAAAGTGGACAAATACGTGGTATACTTCAGGTAGGATTCAattctcgtttcttcgttcgttcattcgtctcttcgttcgttcgtttgtttattcatttttttctttttcttttccttatttttttttttttttctcttgtaatATCGTAACAATTTATCGTAtgaatttacattattaacgtaagTCACATTAGATTAAggatgattttataatatcaatgaatatcAAGGATTGTCATATAATGAATTGATAGATttgtatttagaaaaaaaaaacaataaaaaaaaaaaaaaaaaaaacacaaaaaaagaaagaaagaaaaaatatacgaaagaaaacgtaagatcgaattttcgaaatatttcttggaattaatttttaatactttctaaTCGAATTTCTATTCGCATCTATGATCTATATGAGGAACGtttataagtttattatttaaactaaACGAgcacattatattttttatattaattaaataataaaaaattacttatggaaaaaaaaaatatatatatacatatatacgcgcggaatatatgttataaagaatgatatgaagataaagataaaatcgatgatattCTCTACGCTTATGTATGTCAgaattcgatcgttcgatttaaACGCGTTCGTTCGTCAGGAATTATAACGATTTACAACGTAGAGAACGTTTTACTTCCCCTTCCCCCCTCACtcctctcccttttcctctctcattctctctcgctctcactCTAGCTCGGTCCTCTCTTTTATTCCTGGCACATCAGTCTGGCATGTTTCTGTCTCTCGTCGCGTTAAATTCCGAGTGAAATATGAGCGATAGCGGTGACGATAGCAAACCGACGGACGATCGCGACGAACGATCGTTTCGCGTAAACGTTTTCGCATAAACGATATCGGTCAGATGGTCGTGAGTCGTTTTGACGTTTACCAGCATGTTCCCCGATCTCATTCGTAGTAGGTAGTAACACCTATCTACGTAGAGTACAACCACATACGGCGGATGTTGTAGCCTCGCATCAATTACGTCTAATAGATATTCCTATCGACGACGTGGGGAAACGATCGACGATCGTCCGATGATTTTATAGTCGATCGCTGCATTGCGACGGAAGTAACGTCGACCGCAGACGCTTCTTCGTATAGAGAacgagggagggaaagagggagagagagagaaagagagtgataaAAGGGGAAGAGGAGTAAACCACCCTTTCGCACTGCACAcggaaataaattcaaatcgaGCAAAAGCGATCGGCCGTGGCGGTTCACCGTGATAACACGCGAACGATAGCACGTCGACGAGTAGATCTCgtataaaaatcgaaaaaacaTTCAGGTTCTAGTCAGAGCCGATACTTTtcattgtgtatatatatatatatatatatatatatatatatgtgtgtgtgtgtgtgtgtgtgtgtgtgtatgagggGTGTATCGTGATGACATCTTTAAAGCGATTCAACGAGATCGGTTTATACGTTATCGAAAACAACGGGAGAGAGGAAATAGTTGTTTGaaagaattttgaaatatgagaatgaaaggaaaaaaaagaagtaaaaagcaAAGACGAGGATTGAATGAATTGTCGTCGTTGGCAATCCTTCTCGATAATTCATGTCACGtttgtttatatatctttatttgtcgaaagtttcaataattatatatatatatatatatatatatatatatatatatatatatatatatatatattgatatatttatatccgaCTATAGTCACTCGTTTACACGTAGTTGACGGtaaatcaatgtttttttctctttctttttctctttctttttctttttctttttctttttctctttctttttcctttctcctttttttcttttctcgacatttaccttttattttcgaagatagataaatctttacaatctttatttgtacttttattcttgtctattgaaagaaaaataacttatatgaaatacaataataataataataataataataataataataataataataataataataataataataataataaatacaatatgtaTTTCATATAAGTTATTAGAGAACAAAATATCTGTTTGATAGGACATCGAAATATCTCTGAAGAAAATCAATCATTAACGATTCGATAGTTTTAGAAGCTTGAGATTAGATAATTGTGattagaaaaggagaaaaaaaagagataagaaaaagaaaaaaagaaaagtagcaAGAACATGTCATTTTCGTCATAATAAGtgtatacattttcttttttttttttttttttgctttttcgatTGATCAGTTTACCATCAGATAAGGAGAATTCATAATTTAgcatagttttctttttatctatttgatttgcttttctttctttttttttttttttttcttttattttttgtaacaaTAATGTCCGATTAGATAAGTGAATGGATAGTTAAataaatggatagatagatggacatatggatggatggatggatggatggatggatggatggatgggtgGGTGGATGGGTGGATGAATGAATAACGAGAAAACTTTTTCACTTTTGGCGGAAAACCTCGCGCGGCCATAGCATTACGTTGCCGTTGGTTGCTAATTGTTGAAACATTGTTAACAACTGAATGTTTTAAACGTTCttgtttcctttattttttctttttttctttctttttgtctttttctctcctttctttcttctcttttcttttttcttttttcttcttctttttttttttttttcttttttttttttttacccttttCCGTTCAATTCATTGTACGGTCCATTTCATGCGATCGAATATTCCGCAACGTTCGAATAAAATCCGCCATCCGCCCCGTCGccgcagaaaagaaaaggatgaaaaataaagaaaaagaaagaaaaagggataaaataaagataaaaagagaaaatacatgGCAAGGAAGCTAAAGCACATACCTTCAATGCTTTTTATGCAACGAAGTGAAACGAATGACACAGATCGATTCGTGATATATTCTCGAAATCAATTTCTTCGGTTCGTTGAAGTGTCTAATTTATCTAATTCCATTTGCacgcattttctttctctctctctctctctctctctctctctctctctctctctctttctctctctttctctttctctctgtatttgtctcttttttttctcctttttctctctttctcttcactcACGTTCTCTCGCAATTTCCTAAATTTGTACATTTATCTTTATCACTTATATCGCTTCCACTTTTCATTAGTATaatgaacacacacacacacacacacacacacacacacacatatatatatatgtatgtctatctgtctgtccttttttctattttcatttggatttatctatatttatttttttttccttttttctttttttcttctctctccgtCTCAAATTAATATTCACTTAACCCAAATtcccattttctttccttattctcGAATCTTTggacttttcgtattttttctttttatccttctttctttctctctttcttcctttctttcatttcttttgcaTATACAAAATCGATGGCATCGATTACGAAAACGTATCGTCGCTATCAGCCGAGATGACAGTAAAATCGAATAGCATTTTGAAAGATATCCGGTTACTTGACGCGCTCGCATTTTCaactccccccccctctctctctctctatttctctctctatctctatttctctctctctctctctccctctctctctctctctctctctctctctttttcgcacCTCGCGTCCGTTTTACTTGAAACGTTTCTCGATTTTACCCGGAAATTTCTCCATTTGGCTATGCTCTGACATACGGTATGTAACGTGCATACATAACGTAccttcatacatacatatacatatatacatatgtatctcgGCGCCAATTTGCTTTGTATTCGCTATTTTTCTGCTCGTCTCGTTTCactctttccatctttctttttctcttctaactctctctctctctctctctctctctctctctcatcctcttcCTCCCCTTTTCCACCCTTGTCGTTACCACCCTCGTTTCTCGCTCTTCTAACTCGCCTCTTCCATAGCGTTTGCGCAGCCTAGAATTCTCTCTTCACCTTTCGACTTCAATTTATTAGGGTTACAAAAGAAACGGACAATTTCGCTTGAAACTTTtgcaaattgaaatttttcgtaTGAAtgctatatctctctctctctctctctctctctctctttttctctcttttttttctttcttttaaaaaattacaatttttttttttttttttttttttttttttttttttttaccaaggaataataataattacgaaaataatatcacaTCCATTGAAACTGATTACTATATACGAGAATCGTTTTAAAAAGATACGAACCTATTctctgataaaagaaaattttatttatccattgtgtatttatctttgatataataataaagtagatCGTAAATCTACTTTATCGGGGGGTAGAGGGTTGGTTAacgttaagaaaataatttcatagtaGTCGAGAAATTTTTTCACGAAGAAAGAGTCAgtctttgttttctctttctctctctctctctcttcttttttttgccttttttctgtatcctttttttttttattttgtttctttgaaaCGATACGTGATGTACGGATAAATGAACGagcttcgataataattaattccttTGGATGAAATAAATCGACGTTAATTTTCGTTCCTATTCTAACTTCCAATCGAAATTGTCTAATCTCGTCGCTCTTTTTTTgcccatttcttttttgttttcttttcttttcattgatttttctttgtttttttgtttttgttttttttttttttctttttcatatatacgaGAAACGAACTTTCGAACGTGAAAGCAACTCGTTGAAATTTTATcagaataaaaggaagaagctTGTACGAGGGCCACGCCGTGCCGCGCTGAGCCGTGCCGTGCCGTGCCGTGCCGTGCGATTTTAGTATATACCATACGAATAACAAGGATATCCAATATTACACGAGTACCACCGCCACGTTTTACGAGCTCTGATTGTGCCGATATAAAGTAAAACTCTCCTCGTCCTTCGAAAGCAATACGCATGGGAAGCTTTAATTCGCCTGGTT is drawn from Vespa crabro chromosome 19, iyVesCrab1.2, whole genome shotgun sequence and contains these coding sequences:
- the LOC124430872 gene encoding AP-1 complex subunit mu-1-like, whose product is MSTSAIYILDVKGKVLISRNYRGDIEPGVIEKFMSLVMEREEEGNLTPIIQTTECTYAYIKYNNLYIVSMTKKNANISLVFVFLHKMVQVMQEYFKELEEESIRDNFVVIYELLDELLDFGYPQTTDSKILQEYITQEGHKLEIQPRIPMAVTNAVSWRSEGIKYRKNEVFLDVIESVNLLANANGNVLSSEIVGAIKMRVYLSGMPELRLGLNDKVLFESTGRGKSKSVELEDVKFHQCVRLSRFENDRTISFIPPDGEFELMSYRLNTHVKPLIWIESVIERHAHSRVEYMIKARSQFKRRSTANNVEIVIPVPNDADSPKFKTTIGSVKYSPEQSAITWFIKSFPGGKEYLMRAHFGLPSVVGEDIEGKPPIQVKFEIPYFTTSGIQVRYLKIIEKSGYQALPWVRYITQNGDYQLRTN